AGGAGGTCAGCAAGCTTGCTAAGGTGAAAGCTCAGGTTTCAGAAGTTAAAGGAGTGATGATGGAAAACATTGAAAAGGTAACTCTTTTCTATTATCGTATTTTCAGGAGCAACATCCTGTTTTATGGTTGTATGATGTGGCTGAATTTAGTTTTTCTGATAGTGTTACTTGTATTGCGCTTATTTGCCTCTGCAGGTTCTTGACCGTGGAGAGAAAATTGAACTTCTGGTGGATAAAACGGAAAATCTTCGGTCTCAGGTCTGTGAATACCTTGTTATATTAATAGCTTACTGTGTGGACCTCTTGGAGTCTTATATTTAGTGGAATACCTGTAACCAAACTTTGACCATGATCTGGGTTTTGTTGAATTAGTCTAAGGTTTCAAAATGAATTGGTTAGGTTTTGATTCACTGGAAAGAATCAGCATAACTGTGTTGAACTCGATTTTGTCAAAGTAGTGCTGCTGAAGCTAAAGTACTAGCCACTAGGAGTGGGCTGTGATGGCTTTCCTTTTTATGCTTGAAATCTTGGCTGTTTCTTCATGAACTTACTAAACTTGGTGGTTATGAAACTTTTGGGCCATTggttatatattcaaattttattcaattccTGGGGATCTAATTACATTGTCCAATCTTCATGTGCATCTTTGTTTCACGACATTGAACTATTATGTACATGCTTTTGTAATTTTCTGTAGGCCCAAGATTTTAGGACTCAAGGAACCAAGATGAGGAGAAAGATGTGGTTTCAGAATATGAAGATAAAGCTGATTGTTCTTGCCATTATTATTGCCTTGATTCTCATCATAGTTCTATCGGTATGTCGTGGATTCAAATGTCATTAATCTGTATTTCGATGAGGTTGGTTATAATGTTACCTTAATCAGTCAGATATTTCTGTGATTCCCATTAATTTTTTCTTGGTTACCCTAATGTGCATCTTGTGAGACAGTGCTTATGCCTTGTATAGATTGTACTTTTTGAACCCCATTATTAGAATCGTCGTGTATGAAGGAAGTTTTCAGATACCTGTTGTGTTTCGTATGATCACAAAAACTATTCTTCGTTTAAATAATTACGATGATACCCCTGCGATTCTTTTATGTTTGGTAGGCTTCATACCTAAATTCTCCTATAACAGTGCTTTCTCAAAGAATGTCCGTGTATTGCCCACCTTCGCGACGAAGGTGGTCTACTCACTTGTAAAAAGATTACACGAGTGTAAACCTCAAACTTGGTGTGTTCCACTAGTTTGTATTCAACGAAAGAACCACTGGCAAACAGTAACAAATCGTCTGGATCGGCGGCTGGAGGATATTCCTAGAACCAGCTTTGATCTTGTTCAGAAACAAGGAAAAAATGGTGGACAATGTCAGTCGGCGATTTCCAAACATGTGCTAAACGTTGATTTCCATGTTGTCAATTAGCCTGACGTTTCCAAACCAAGCAGCAACACAAAACACTGCAGCCCTATTTATCTCCTTCAAATCTTCCAAACTTTCTTGATCTACTCTCTGCTTAGCAATGAGAACACGGAAAAGAGAAAACACAACATTTCGAGATTATAATATCACACCATATACGAAATAAGGATGGTCGATGGCTTAACTTATCTGGTTAGTTATCGATTCACTCGAACAATCATGGATTTCATTTGCCACCATTCACAATTTCGATTTACCAACTTGCCAACTCTTAAAAAGTTTATGGTAATACCAACCTACTTTTCGATTTCTTAACTATTATAAGTTGGGTTTTTGTGATATGTTTAAAGTATCCGTCTCATCAAAGTTCTTGGTCCAACATTTTCTATGTAATTCACCTCGGCGTAATAGATTTTTCCACCAGCTTCTTGAATAGCATGGACAGGAGAATCTTTCAATTCTTTGCAATCAACCTGTCCCTTCTCTGCTGTTAATTTAGCCTTGTACAGAAACCCACTTATCGATAACGCCTGTGGAAACCGAAAAAATCCCAGTCGAACATAGCAAAGGAACTTTCACACCATTGATTCGA
This genomic window from Primulina huaijiensis isolate GDHJ02 chromosome 7, ASM1229523v2, whole genome shotgun sequence contains:
- the LOC140981731 gene encoding vesicle-associated membrane protein 722-like translates to MQYCVDHPEEVSKLAKVKAQVSEVKGVMMENIEKVLDRGEKIELLVDKTENLRSQAQDFRTQGTKMRRKMWFQNMKIKLIVLAIIIALILIIVLSVCRGFKCH